One Oryza glaberrima chromosome 10, OglaRS2, whole genome shotgun sequence DNA segment encodes these proteins:
- the LOC127753249 gene encoding wall-associated receptor kinase 2-like, which yields MSLRQENIAISTSTTPLIVLVLQLLLIASADSSRSATAGESVTMMAGCPGNCGGVGIPYPFGIGAGCFRKGFEIICNDDDAVPFLAGSGNSLIPVSDLSFDPPEARVMLPIGWQCFNSSDKVDGYRGPRVDFNRDGVYRVSHTRSHLVVLGCNTLAYVGSQHRPGVVDSDYDHAEYTGCLCYCNDSSSAVSGDCDGVGCCQVDIPPDITDNTVSFDGTYSHERNLDYSPCDYAFLVEKDNYTFSTADLRMNKNRTMPVRLDWAIRDNLTCSQARKTAAQVGGYACVSDNSDCHDSTNGPGYVCKCNNGYDGNPYLPNRCTDIDECLHPELYTCFGDCRNLPGSYECRCPKGSHSADPYSQQCIQNFPLPAQIVVGVVGGLFIAAVFIFIALLRREKRKMKEFFKKNGGPILEKVNNIKLYKKEDLKTILKNANVIGKGGFGEVYKGYIGDSNQLVAVKKPIHVSLEKRDQFANEVIIQSRVIHKNIVKLIGCCLEVDIPILVYEFVSKGSLEDILHGSNRVPLNLDQRLHIAAESAEGLAYMHSKTSTTILHGDVKPANILLNDDLLPKISDFGISRLLAVDHDHTMSIIGDTSYMDPVYCQTGLLTDKSDVYSFGVVLLELITRKKASHSDNNGLRQNFIDAYTSGKTVTEFVDEEIATTNDVDILVNLAGMVVQCLNREVDQRPEMTDIAERLHNMAKRVHSN from the exons ATGTCTTTACGTCAAGAAAACATAGCCATTTCGACGTCGACAACGCCATTGATCGTCTTAGTGTTGCAACTGCTGCTAATTGCATCGGCGGATTCCTCCAGATCAGCTACTGCTGGTGAGAGTGTGACCATGATGGCCGGTTGCCCGGGCAACTGCGGCGGCGTGGGCATCCCTTACCCGTTCGGCATCGGCGCCGGCTGCTTCCGGAAGGGCTTCGAGATCATCTGCAACGACGACGATGCGGTGCCGTTCCTCGCCGGCAGCGGCAACAGCCTCATCCCGGTCAGCGACCTCTCCTTCGACCCGCCGGAGGCCCGCGTGATGCTGCCCATCGGGTGGCAGTGCTTCAACTCCTCCGACAAGGTGGACGGCTACCGCGGCCCCAGGGTGGATTTCAACCGGGACGGCGTGTACCGCGTCTCGCACACCCGCAgccacctcgtcgtcctcggctGCAACACACTGGCCTACGTCGGGAGCCAGCACCGGCCCGGGGTCGTGGACAGTGACTACGACCACGCCGAGTACACCGGCTGCCTCTGCTACTGCAACGACTCCAGCAGCGCGGTGAGCGGCGACTGCGACGGCGTCGGCTGCTGCCAGGTCGACATCCCGCCGGACATCACCGACAACACGGTCAGCTTCGATGGCACCTACTCCCACGAGAGGAACCTCGACTACAGCCCCTGCGACTACGCCTTCCTGGTGGAGAAGGACAACTACACCTTCAGCACCGCCGACCTGAGGATGAACAAGAACCGGACCATGCCGGTGAGGCTGGACTGGGCTATCCGCGACAACCTTACGTGCAGCCAGgcgaggaagacggcggcgcaggTCGGCGGCTACGCCTGCGTCAGCGACAACAGCGACTGTCACGACTCGACCAACGGACCGGGATACGTTTGTAAATGCAACAACGGATATGATGGCAATCCCTACCTCCCCAATCGTTGCACCG ATATTGATGAGTGCCTACACCCGGAGTTGTACACGTGCTTTGGTGACTGCCGGAACTTGCCGGGTTCCTATGAATGCCGGTGTCCCAAGGGGTCCCACAGTGCTGATCCATACAGTCAACAGTGCATCCAAAATTTTCCTCTCCCTGCACAGATCGTTGTAG GTGTGGTAGGTGGTCTTTTCATCGCAGCAGTGTTCATATTCATTGCACTTCTTCGTAGAGAAAAACGAAAGAtgaaagaatttttcaaaaagaatGGAGGCCCTATATTAGAAAAGGTTAACAATATCAAGCTATATAAAAAGGAGGATCTTAAGACAATATTGAAAAATGCCAATGTGATTGGAAAGGGTGGCTTCGGTGAGGTCTACAAGGGGTATATTGGAGATAGTAATCAATTAGTTGCAGTGAAGAAGCCAATTCATGTTAGTTTGGAAAAAAGGGACCAATTTGCAAATGAAGTTATCATTCAATCTCGAGTCATCCACAAGAACATTGTCAAGCTCATAGGTTGCTGCCTAGAGGTTGATATCCCAATTTTGGTCTATGAGTTTGTCTCAAAAGGTAGCCTCGAAGACATTCTCCATGGCAGCAACAGAGTTCCTCTCAATTTGGATCAACGTTTGCATATTGCTGCAGAATCAGCAGAAGGTCTAGCTTATATGCACTCCAAAACAAGCACTACCATCCTGCATGGTGATGTGAAACCTGCTAATATACTTTTAAATGATGACCTTCTACCAAAGATCTCCGACTTCGGTATATCAAGGTTGCTTGCCGTGGATCATGACCACACAATGTCTATCATTGGTGATACGAGTTATATGGATCCAGTGTATTGTCAGACAGGTCTTCTAACCGACAAGAGCGATGTTTATAGTTTTGGAGTTGTGCTGTTGGAGCTCATTACAAGGAAGAAGGCCTCACACTCTGACAACAATGGCTTACGTCAGAATTTTATTGATGCTTACACAAGTGGGAAGACAGTGACGGAGTTTGTTGATGAGGAAATTGCAACGACAAATGATGTTGACATACTTGTTAATCTAGCAGGCATGGTTGTGCAGTGTCTAAATCGTGAGGTGGATCAAAGACCAGAGATGACAGATATAGCGGAGCGTCTTCACAACATGGCTAAGAGAGTGCATAGTAATTAA